The genomic region ATCCCGGCTGAACCCGCCGAGGTCGGTGACCCTGGAGAAGATCGCCAGGATCGCCACCAGCTCGGTGGCCTGCGCCAGCGCGTCGCCGACGCAGGTCATCAGGAAGGAGACCCGGTAGGTCAGCTGGGAGCGGATCTGCGCGCCGATCAGCCTGCGGTACACCCCGAAGCTAGCCACCCTGCACCACCACCTTGCGCACCGCGCCGCGCAGGGCCAGCCGACCGCCGAGGTAGAGGATGCCGAGCCAGACCAGCTGGTGCGCCAGCGGTGCCAGCGGCGGACCGGCCTCGGTGAACACGTCGATCGGGGCCTGCACCAGCGCGGGGAACGGGGTCAGCCAGAGCACGGTCTGCAACCAGTCCGGGAAGAAGGCCAGCGGCACGATCAGCCCGCCGAGGATCCCGGCGGACATGCCGTAGAGGGAGACCGGGCCCCGGTTGTCCAGCAGCCAGAACGCGCTGAGCCCCAGCAGGAACCGGGCGCCGAAGCTGACCGCCACGCTCAGCCCGAGGCTCAGCGCGAACAGCGGCCAGGTCAGGCCGTGCGCGGGCCACAGGAACGGGAAGAACAGCGCGCCGAAGACCACCGGCGGCAGGAACCGGGTGAGGAAGGCGTACCCGGCCCGGCCGAGGTCCTCGGCGAGCAGGACCAGCTGCAGGTTCCACGGCCGGGACAGGTCCACCACGACGTCGCCGGTGCGCACCCGCTCGCCGATCTGGTGCTGGCCCCACAGCACGACCGTGGCCAGCAGGCCCTGGCCGAACCACACGTAGGTGGAGGAGCGGGCCGCGTCGTACCCGGCGACCTCGCGCCGCCCGTCGAGCACGGCGAAGAGCACGGAGACCCGGAGCAGCCCGAAGACCAGGTTGGTGCCTAGGCCGGCCAGGGTGGCCCCGCGGTAGGAGGAGTAGCGACGGAAGCCCGCGCCGATCATGCGCGCGTAGAGGGCGGCCGGAGAGCGCACGTCAGTCCACGCTACGGCGCGGGTCAACCGGGTTTACGGGATCAGCACGATCTTGCCGACACCCCGGCCGCTGATCATCTTCTCCAGCGCGGCCCCGGCTTCCACCAGTGGCAGCTGCTCGGCGATCGGCACCTCCAGCTGGCCGCTGCGGACCAGCTCGAACACCGCGACCAGGGTCGCCCTGGCCTTCATGTCCGGCCGGATGCCGTAGAAGCTCGCCCGCCGCCCGTTGGCCGCGCCGAGCAGCCCGCGCAGCCGGTAGCCGAGGACGCGGCCGAGGAGCGGCAGGTACGGCAGGAACCGGTTGCCGGGCCGGTCGTAGGTGCTCGCGGAGCCGTAGCCGACGACGATCCCGTTGCGCGCCAACAGGTTCCAGCTCCGCGCGTAGCTGCCCGCGCCCAGGTGGTCGAACACCACGTCCACCCCGCCCGGCGCCAGCTCGCGCACCCGCGCGACCACGTCGCCGCGGTAGTCGATCGGCTCGGCGCCCAGCTCGCGCACGGCCGGGTGCTTGGCCGCCGATGCGGTGCCCAGCACCCTGGCGCCCGCGTTGAGCGCGAGCTGGACCAGCAGCGAGCCCACCCCGCCGCTGGCGCCGTGCACCAGCACGGTCTGCCCGGCGCTGATCTTGGCCACCTGGTGCGCCAGCTGGTACGCGGTGATCCCGTTGAGCACCACGGCCGCTGCGACCGGACCGGCGATCTCCTCCGGCACCGGCACCAGCGACTTGGCCGGCACCTCGGCGAAGCTGCGCCAGCCACCGGTGACGGTCAGCGCGGCCACCCGCCTGCCCACCAGCTGCGCGGGCACGCCCTCGCCGACCTGCCGTACCTTGCCGACCAGTTCGTAGCCCGGGGTGAACGGGAACTTGGGCTGCGCGGGGTAGGTGCCGTGCAGCATGTGCACGTCCGCGAAGGCCACCCCGCTCGCCTCCACCTCGATCAGCGCCGATCCGGCCGCCGGGGCCGCCGCGATGCGTTCCCGCACCTCAACCGGCCCGCCCTTGGCAACCACCACGATCTCGCGAACCCGTGTCACCGGCACTCCTCCCAGTCAGCTGCCCCCAGCTTCCCACCTCGCGCCGGTGGTCAGCCCGCCGCGACGGGCGGCACCGAGGACCAGCCGCCGGGCAGCAGGTCCCAGTCCAGCCAGGGCACCGCGCCTGCCCGCTGCAACGCGGCCGCGGACAGCCACACCGCGGCGATGGTCAGCGCGGGCAGGATCAGGCTCAGCTCGACCTTGCCGCCGGTCTTCATCCGCAGGATCTTCGGCGGCGCCACCGGGAACCACAGCTTGCCCATGATCGGCACCGGCCACAGCATCGGACAGCCCTGCTCGGTGATCGCGTCCCCGATGTAGTGCGCCACGCAGCCCGCGATCACCGCGATGCCCAGCGCGGGGGCCTGTTCCGGCCCGGTCTGCGCCCAGGACCAGCACAGGATGGTCAGCAGCGCGGAGGAGCCGCTGATCGCCCAGGCGTCCCGCTTCGGGCACCACTTGTGCATCAGCCCGCGCACGGCCAGGCCGCAGAAGAAGAACAGCAGGATGGGCAGCGCCCAGCGGTTGGTCGCCTGCACCACCGCGGTGGTGCCGATACCGGCCAGCAGCGCGAAGACCACGGTGTGGGTCAGGCCGCGGTGCCCGCCGTCCCGGTTCGAGTCCTTCTTCGTCCGGGTTCCCCGGTACACGGCGTGACTGACCGTGTTGATCGCCTTGGAGGCGGCCTTGCTGATCGGCCCGAAGGTGCGGGACACGGTGGAGCCCGGGTGGTCCAGGTCCGGCAACAGCGCTGCTCCCGAGGCCATGATGGCCCCCACCACCACGGTCTGCGGGGTGAAGTGGCCGAGGTCGTAGGCGCCGAAGCCGACCACCACCGCCCCCCAGGCCGCGGTCCCACTGATCGCGTGCGTCGGCCCCGTCGACATCGTCCCCCCAGCGTTTCACCCGATCCAGCGAGGGAAACCTATCGGGCCACACCGACAGCGGGTGTGACGGTGTTCCCTTTTCCCGAGGCCCGAAAGCGACTACCCCCCGCTTACCAGTACGCTCGTCTTGCTTGCACCGTCGCGAGAGGAGAGCCCGTCGTATGGGCAAGATCAAGGTTCACGGGACCGTCGTCGAGCTCGATGGCGACGAGATGACCCGCATCATCTGGCAGTTCATCAAGGACAAGCTGATTCACCCGTATCTCGACGTCAACCTCGAGTACTACGACCTCGGCATCGAGCACCGCGACGCCACCGACGACCAGGTGACGATCGACTCGGCCAACGCCATCAAGAAGCACGGCGTCGGCGTGAAGTGCGCCACCATCACCCCCGACGAGGCCCGCGTCGAGGAGTTCGGCCTGAAGAAGATGTGGCGGAGCCCGAACGGGACCATCCGCAACATCCTCGGCGGCGTCGTCTTCCGCGAGCCGATCATCATCTCCAACATCCCCCGCCTGGTGCCCACCTGGACCAAGCCGATCATCATCGGCCGTCACGCCCACGGTGACCAGTACAAGGCCAGCGACTTCAAGGTCCCCGGCCCCGGCACCGTCACCATCACCTACACCCCGGCCGACGGCTCCGAGCCGGTCGAGATCGAGGTGGCGCAGTTCCCCGAGGGCGGCGGCGTCGCCATGGGGATGTACAACTTCCGCAAGTCCATCGAGGACTTCGCCCGCGCCTCGCTGTCCTACGGGCTGCTGCGCAACTACCCGGTCTACATGTCGACCAAGAACACGATCCTCAAGGCCTACGACGGCATGTTCAAGGACGTGTTCGAGGAGGTCTTCCAGGCCGAGTTCAAGGCCGAGTTCGACGCCAAGGGCCTGACCTACGAGCACCGCCTCATCGACGACATGGTCGCCGCGGCCATGAAGTGGGAGGGCGGCTACGTCTGGGCGTGCAAGAACTACGACGGTGACGTGCAGTCCGACACCGTGGCGCAGGGCTTCGGCTCGCTGGGCCTGATGACCTCGGTGCTGATGACCCCGGACGGCAAGACCGTCGAGGCCGAGGCCGCGCACGGCACCGTGACCAGGCACTTCCGCCAGCACCAGGCCGGCAAGCCGACCTCCACGAACCCGATCGCCTCGATCTTCGCGTGGACCGGTGGCCTGAAGCACCGCGGCAAGCTGGACGGCACCCCCGAGGTCACCGGCTTCGCCGAGACCCTGGAGCAGGTCATCATCAACACGGTCGAGAGCGGCCGGATGACCAAGGACCTGGCGCTGCTGATCAGCAAGGACCAGGAGTGGCAGACCACCGAGGACTTCCTCGCCACCCTGGACGAGAACCTGCAGAAGAAGATGGCCGGCTGATCTAGGCCGCCAACAGGCTCCGAGGGCCGTCTTCCCGCGCCGGAAGACGGCCCTCGGGCTGTCTGATCACTTCTTGTTGCCGCGACAAGCACGTTCGGGTGGCGCCACCGGCCGCCCGGGTGCACTTGCCGACCGGCCTCTTCGCAGCTCAGGGACGGCCCGCTATACCGGGTAGGGGTCCGTGAGCGCCTAGGAGGCCGCTGTGTTCATGATCCGTCCGGTGCTGCTGGTCGGCGCCGCCGCCGCTGGCCTGTTCGTGCTGTCCTTCGGCAGCGACGCCCAGGGCGACAAGCCGGCCGACGGCCAGCCCCGTTGCGAGTTCCAGGTCCAGGCTGACCTGCTCAACGTCCGTTCCGGCCCCGGCCCCGAGCACAAGGTGGTCACCCGCCTGCGCAAGGACGCCCTCACCGGCGGCCACGGCGAGACCAAGGACGGCTTCCGCAAACTCGCCGACGACCGCTGGGCCGCCACCGAGTTCCTGAAACCGGACTCCCGCAACACCTGCCAGTGACTCCGCCTCGCCCAGTCACCGCCCCCCGGTCACCACCCCGTTTGCCCCCAGCTCCACCCGCGGCCGATCCCCGTCCAGCTCCACCCCCCGCACCGCCACCCCGGACACCCCACCCGGCAACGGCGCGCGCCGAACGGGCACCAGCTCCCGCACCTGGTCAAGGGCCACCGGATCGCCATCCACACTGGCACTCTCCGGCCCCACCACCACCTGGTCCCCCTCGATCCGCACCCCCAGCACCACCTCGACCCGCCGCCCGTCCACCACCCCGTCGAACCGGTTCCCCACCCCCGCCCGCAACCCCGTCACCGCGGGCAGGCTGACGAACCAGGACACCGACTCGGCCCGGTGCTCCCCCGGATCCACCCGCCGCGCCACCACCCGCACCGGGTTGCCCGCCGAGTCAGTCCCGTCCACCTCCACCACCTCGAACCAGCTCCCCGCCGAGTCCACCCCCGGCACCCCCTCCACCCGAACCTCCCCAGCCAGCCCCGCCACCAACGACCGAACCTCCGCCGCCACCACCTCGGCGGAGGACCCCCCAGCCCACAACAACGGCGCGACCAAATACGCCACCAACGCCACCCCAGCCACGAACCCCGCGACCCGCCCCACACTGACCCGCCGCCCGGCGTCCATGAGTACCGCTCCTCCCAGTGATCTTGAGACCACCTTGCCGGGGCGGGGAGCGAGGTACCTCGGCCGTTGAGCCGGAGATGCTGGGGCGGGGTCGGTCGATCGGTCAGCGGGGAATGTGTTGGCGCGGCTGCGGATCGGTGGCGGTGCCGCCCCGGCTCGCGCACGCCGCCTCCTCGCCGTCCTGCCGCTGTTGTGCCGGCTGCCTCCGCAGCCACCAATCGCTTCTCTCGCCGGTCTTGGTCGCCCATCACCGCCACGGTCCTGAATATGACCGGTCATCTCAATATGACCGGTCGTCTCGCCTGCCTGGGGGCGGAGTGGTGGGGGAGCTTGGCCGCTTGCCGCGTTGCGCAGGGAGCCGTGCGATCGCTGACCGGGCTTCGTTGCGCGACCGCCTCTGTGCTGTGTGCAGGCCCCGCAACCCGCCTAACCGCACCATCCACCCGCCAGCCGAGCCGCGAGCCAACCGCCCGCCCGCCCGCCGCTCCGTGGCTTGCCATCCGCCCGCCGCTCGACCGCCCGTCATCCGCTCACCCGCCATCCGCCGCCCACTGCCCGCCGTCTGCCGCCTGCGCCCACCGCCACCCGGTCCTCGCCATCCGCCGCCCGCTCCCCGCCTATCGCCGCCTCTGTCCGCCTGCCACCGCCCCTGCCCGCCCGCCGCCGCCCATCTGCCTCTGTCCGCCTGCCGCACCCGCCTGCCGTCACCCGCCACGCCGCTCCGCCCAGCCCCCACCCCACCCCGCCAGCACCCACCCCACCACCCCGCCACCCCTCCCACCAGCCTTGACACCCCCAAGACGACCGGTCATATTTACCCCATGCCACGCCCCAGCGTCCGCGAACTCATCGTCGAGACCGCCCTCTCCGAGTTCCACCGCAAAGGCTTCTCCGCCTGCTCCGTCGAGGCCATCACCCGCGCCGCGGGCGTCCCCAAGGGCTCCTTCTACAACCACTTCCGCAGCAAGGAAGAACTCGGCGTCGAGGTGATCGGCCGGTATGCCGGCAATCCCGACTGGTACCGCGACCCGAAGTCCGACGCGCCGCCGCTGGAGCGGCTGCGGGCGCGGTTGGTGGTGATGCGGGATGTCATGGCGGACAACGAGTTCACCAAGGGCTGCCTGATCGGCAACATGGGTTCCGAGCAGGCTGACCACAGCGCGTCGATCCGGGCCGAGGTGGACGCCAGCCTCGCCTCCTGGTCGGACGTGATCGCCCAGACCATCCGGGAGGGGCAGGCCGACGGCACCGCCAGGGCCGGGCTGGACCCGGACCGGACGGCCCGTTTTGTGCTGAACGCGTGGCAGGGCACGTTGCTGCGGGCGAAGGCGGTCAAGTCGGAGCAGCCGTTCGACGACTTCTTCGCCATGGTGTTCGACGACCTGCTCGCCCCGAGCCGGGGCTAGGCGGTCAGGTCCAGCACCACGCGGAACCGGGCCTTGCCGGAGAGCATGTGCTGGTAGGCCTTGGCCGTCTCGCTCAGCGGCAGCACCTCGGTCATCGCGCGGACGCCGCTGCGCGCGCTGAACCGCAGGTTGTCCTCGTTCTCGATCGACGAACCGGTCAAGCTGCCGCTGATCCGCCGCATGCCGAAGATCAGGTCCGCGGTCCGCGCCGTGATCGGGTCCGGCGCGGCGCCGACCACGATCAGTTCGCCGCGCGGGGCGAGGCCGGTGACCAGCGGTGACATCGAGGCACCACTGGAAGCGGTGGCGATGATCGCCGCCGCGCCGCCGAGCCGCTGCAGGGCCTCGCCGGGGTCCTCGGCGCGGCTGTCGATGTAGTGCTCCGCGCCCAGTTCGGCGGCCAGGGCCGCCTTGTCCGTGCCGCGGGCGATCGCGGCGACCCGGTAGCCGAGCGCGCGGGCGTGCTGAAGTCCCAGGTGACCAAGGCCGCCGATGCCCTGCACCGCGACCAGCGCGCCGGGCCGGGCGTCGAGGCGGGCCAGCGCGCTGTAGGTGGTCAGGCCGGCACACAGCAGCGGCGCGGCCTCCACGGCTGACAACTCCGCCGGGATCCGGGCCAGTCCGGAGGCCCGCGCGTAGACCACCTCGGCGTAGCCGCCGTCCGCGCTCAGCCCGGTCCGCGGCTGGTCCGCGCAGGTCACGAAGTCACCCCTGCGGCAGGACTCGCACTCGCCGCAGTGCCCGCCGAGGAAGCCCACGCCGACCCGCTCGCCGACCCGCCAGCTGCGCACCCCGGCGCCGACCGCCTCGATCACGCCGACCACCTCGTGCCCCGGCACGATCGGCTCCGCCCTGGTCCCCTCGACCGCCAGCGCGTCGGTGTGGCAGACCCCGCAGGCTTGCGCGCGCAGCCGCACCTCGCCGGGACCTGGCTCCCGCACCTCCCGGTTGACCAGCGCGAACTCTTGGGAGCCGAGCGCGGTGACGGCTCGGTAGGTGGTGCTGGGTGCGGTCGCCATGCCCTCAATATGACCGGTCGTCTTAAACGCTGTCAAGGCGACGCGGACGGCCCCGACGACCCCTTGACCACCCGCCGACCCACCGCCGCGAGCACCGCGTCAGGCCAGCGTCCGCCGACCGCGCCCCGGACGAGCCGCGGCCCGCCCGGCCTCAGCGCGCCCTGCCCTCCTTGAGCATCGCCACCGACTTCGCGATCCGCCGCGCCCTGGTCTCCTCGGTCTTCGCGCCGTCCACGTTGAGCACGTGCCAGCGCTGGTTGCTGTAGGAGATGCCGTGGAAGAACTCGGCCGCGGCCGGCTCGGCGGCCAGCGCGGCGGCGAAGTCCTCGGGCAGCTCCACGGTGCGCGGCGCGCTGTCCAGCGCCACCGTCACCTCGACCTGATCACCAGCGGCGACCCCGGCCGCGGTGCGGTTCTCCGCGCTCAGCGGCAGCCAGAACTCCCCGCCCATCGCCGCCACCGTGCTGCGGTAGGTGTGCCCGCCGACGGTGACCAGCACGGCGGGCCGCTTGCCCGCCCCCAGCGCCTCCACCACCTCATCGGGGACCTGGAGCCCGGTCGCGGTCTTGCCGCCGAGCACGACCGTGGTCGAGAACTTCATCGCGGTGTCCTTTCTCCTGTGGTACCAACGCGATCGTGACCACCGCAACGGATCGACTGGATCAGTGGATCCGGACGGAGTTCGCCGACCTCAACACCGAGCTGGAGCAGCGGTACTTCGCCGCCCGCACCGAGATCCTGCTCGGTGACCCTGACATCGACCGCCTGAAGCACACGATCGTGACCCGCGGCGCCGCGCTGATCGCCGAGCTGGACCCGGTGGACAGCTACGACCTGCTCGGCCTGGTCGGCTTCTACCTGGGCGCCTGCCGCCGCCACGAGACCGGCACGGACGCGGAACTGGTCCCCGCGCACGCCGCGGCCAACCGGATCGGCCTGGCCCTCGGCGTCGCGCCGCGGTACGTCTTCGCGCACCAGTCGCTGCACAACCTGGCCGGTCGCGCGGGCTACCGCACCTTCACCACGCTGCCGGACGAACGCGTCTTCATCGAGTACAACGGTCTGTCCGTGCTGGCCTACCAGCGCGCCGCCACCGCGCTGCGCCGCATCCCGACCCTGGGCGTCGGCAACCCGCTGGCCGGCTACCTGCTGGCCGAGGCGCACAGCGCGCTGCTGGACGTGCTGCGGTTCAACCAGAGCCTGGCCAAGGAACTGGACGTGGACCGGTTCTTCTTCAACATCCGCCCGTACTTCAAGTCCTACCGGGTCAACGGCATCGACTACCGCGGCGCCAACGCCGGTGACTTCGCCGCGGTGAACGAGATCGACCTGCTGCTGGGCCTGTGCCGCCCCCAGGACCCGTTCTACCAGCAAATCCTCAGCGAGAAGGCGCCGTACCTGCCGCCGGAGGACCAGCCGCTGCTGCGTGCCGCGATGACCCAGCAGCCGCTGCTGACCGCCTTCCTCCGCGAGTCCGCCGCGCCGATGCCCGCCCAGCTGCGCGCCAACACCGAGCTCTTCCTCGACGTCTGCCGGGCGCACGCGGCCGCCTACACCTATCACCACCACCAGCTGGTCAAACCGTTCCTGGAGGTCCCGGCCCAGCACGCCCCGCCCAGTCGCCAGGACGGCCTGACCGCCAGCGGCCCACCGCTGGCGGTGGTCATCGAGGGCCTGGCCCGGCTCGCGGACCTGCGCGCGGCCAGGGACCGCCCAGGCCTGAGCACCGCCCGCGCCGACCTGGACCTGCTGCGCGAGCGCTGCGGCTAACGCGCCTCGGCGGGCACCAGGTCGCGGAACCGGGCCGCGTTCACGTGCGCGCTGTCGCCGGAACAGTTGTTGAACACCACGAACGTGGTCTCCGCCCGCGCCGCCAGGTCCCGCACCCGCTCGGCCCAGTCCGCCAGCTCGGTGTCGTCGTAGCGGTACCGGTACCGCGCCAGCTTGTCGCCCCACTCCCACTCAGGGCTCCGCCCGTGCAACCGCAGCACGGCTTCCGGCGCGGTCACCGCCGTCACCGGAGGCACCGAGCCGGGCAGGCCCTGCGTCATGTCCACGCACACGTACGCGATCCCGTGCCTGGCAAGGAAGTCCAGCGTGCCGTCCCGCTCCTCCTCGCTCAGCCAGGCCGGATTCCGAAACTCGGCGCACATCCGCAACGGCGCCACCCGCCGCGCGCACTCGGCCAGGTAGGCCCGCGCCCGCTCGCCCGGCCGGAAGTAGGGCGGGAACTGGAACAGCAGCAGACCCAGCTTTCCGGCTGCCACCAACGGATCCAGCTCATCGAGGAACCGCTGCCACACCTGGTCGAACAGCTCCGGTTCCAGGTCGCCCGGCCGCACCTCGCGCGGACCGGCCGGCCGCAGCTCCGGCGGCAGCATGGCCACCGGTGTCCGGTGCCGGGTCAGCAGGCTGAAAGCCTTGACGTTGAAGACAAATCCGTCCGGCGTGCGCTCCGCCCAAGCCTTGGTGACCGAAGTTCGAGGCAGTCCGTAGTAGGTCGAGTTGACCTCCACGAAGTCGAAACGCTCCGCGTAGCAACGCAACCGCTGCTCCGGCGTGTACACCCCCGGCGGGTACCAGCCCGTCGCGATCAGCGAGGAGTCGGACCAGCCCGCCGTACCAACCCGTATGGCTCCCACCCGCAACGGCTGCCCCGCTGGGCCGCGCCCGAAACGAGGCCAGATGGCGGCTCTACCTATTTAATTCGCCTGCTCTTGACCGTGCCGAGCGCCACCGGTCACGCTCCGTATCGTCTTGCTACTCGCAAGTAGGGAAGGTCTCCATGGCTCGGTTCCTGCTCGTGGCCGGTCTGGTCGCGACGATGGCACTGCCCGCCGCGTCGTCCCTCGCAACGGCCGCGCCGACCGCCGTCCAGCGCTACGTGGCCCTGGGCGACTCCTTCGCCTCCGTCGGCACCATCACCAACATCCACCTCGACCCCGTGGGCTGCGCGCGGTCCAAGGACAACTACCCGGCCCAGCTGGCCGCCCGCCTCAAGCCCAAGACCTTCGTCGACCGCAGCTGCGGCGCCGCCAAGACCCCCGACATGACCGCGCCCCAGACCGTCCCCCTCGGCGTCAACCCGCCGCAGTTCGACTCCCTCACCCCCGACACCGACCTGGTCACCCTGTCCATCGGCGGCAACGACATCGGCTTCGGCGAGATCGTGCTGACCTGCGCCACCCTGAGCGTCACCGACCCCGGCGGCGCGCCCTGCAAGAAGCACTTCACCAAGGACGGCGACGAGATCAACCGCCGCATCGCCGACCTGGGCCCCAAGGTCACCAAGGTGCTGGAGGGCATCAAGTCCAGGTCTCCCAAGGCCCGCATCGCGGTGGTCGGCTACCTGCGCATCCTGCCGCCCACCAAGGGCTGCTGGCCCCTCGTGCCCATCGCCGCGGGCGACGTGGCCTACTTCGAGCAGGTGCAGGCCCACCTGAACACCAGCATCGGCAGCTGGTCGGCCAAGGTCGGCGCCACCTTCGTCAACCCGGGCCTGGTGACCGGGCACGACGTGTGCCAGCTGCCGGGCGTGAAGTGGGTGGAGGGCCTGATCCCGACCTCGCTGTCGGTCCCGGTGCACCCCAACGCCAAGGGCCAGGAGTACGTGGCCGGCCTGACCGCCGCCGCCCTGCGCTGACCCGCGTCGCGGCTGCTCGCCCCGCTCAGTCCGAGGCGAGCAGCCGCCGCACCCGCTCAGCTTCCTGCCCGCGCCGCTGCTTCTGGAACAATTCCAGCGCTTGCACCCGCACCGCCTGCGCCTGCGCCGGATCCACCTCGGCCAGCGCGTCGCCCAGGCGGTCGAGCACATCCGCCTCGGTGGCGGCATCTGTCCGCTGGCGGCACAGCTCCAGCGCCTCCCGGTAGAGCCGGACCGCCTCGTCCAGGTCGCCGGTGCGGTGCGCCAGGTAGCCCAGGCTGAGCAGGCAGCGGGGGATGCCGCGCAGGTTGTCGTCCCGCTGGCAGCGGGCCAGCGCGTCGAGGCAGTGCGCCCGCGCGGTGTCCAGGTCCCCGAGCTGCGCGGTGTACCAGCCGACCTCGTTGAGCGCGTGCGCGCCGCTGACTGCCTGGAGTTCCTCGTACAGCGCCAGCGCAGCCTGCGAATGCGTCAGCGCCTGCTGGTAGTCCTTCAGCTGCGCCCAGGCCGAGGCCACCGCGCGGTGCGTGTGCGCCTGCCCGAGCCGGTCGTCGGCTGCCTCGGCGGCCGCCAGCCCCAGTTGCAGCTGTCGCAGCGCCTCATCGTGCTGCCCGAGCTGCGTGCAGGCCCGCCCCAGGTGCCGGTGCGCCTGGATGCGGGAGCGCCAGTCGGTCAGGTTCGCCGCCGCCGCGGTCCCGGCCTGCCACATGGTGTGGTTGTCGCGCAGGTAGCCCTGGCTCAGGTTGTACGAGGTCAGGGTCCAGGCCAGCTGCCACACGGCCGCGTGCCAGCCCAGCTCCACCGCCAGCTGCTGGGCCGCCATCAGGTTGGCGTGCTCGGCGGCGAACCACTCCTTGGCCTCGGCTGCGGTCTCCGGCAGCACGGGCGCGCAGCCCTCTCGCAGGGCGGGCAGCTCG from Crossiella sp. CA-258035 harbors:
- a CDS encoding ABC-2 family transporter protein, coding for MRSPAALYARMIGAGFRRYSSYRGATLAGLGTNLVFGLLRVSVLFAVLDGRREVAGYDAARSSTYVWFGQGLLATVVLWGQHQIGERVRTGDVVVDLSRPWNLQLVLLAEDLGRAGYAFLTRFLPPVVFGALFFPFLWPAHGLTWPLFALSLGLSVAVSFGARFLLGLSAFWLLDNRGPVSLYGMSAGILGGLIVPLAFFPDWLQTVLWLTPFPALVQAPIDVFTEAGPPLAPLAHQLVWLGILYLGGRLALRGAVRKVVVQGG
- a CDS encoding medium chain dehydrogenase/reductase family protein; this encodes MTRVREIVVVAKGGPVEVRERIAAAPAAGSALIEVEASGVAFADVHMLHGTYPAQPKFPFTPGYELVGKVRQVGEGVPAQLVGRRVAALTVTGGWRSFAEVPAKSLVPVPEEIAGPVAAAVVLNGITAYQLAHQVAKISAGQTVLVHGASGGVGSLLVQLALNAGARVLGTASAAKHPAVRELGAEPIDYRGDVVARVRELAPGGVDVVFDHLGAGSYARSWNLLARNGIVVGYGSASTYDRPGNRFLPYLPLLGRVLGYRLRGLLGAANGRRASFYGIRPDMKARATLVAVFELVRSGQLEVPIAEQLPLVEAGAALEKMISGRGVGKIVLIP
- a CDS encoding metal-dependent hydrolase, with translation MSTGPTHAISGTAAWGAVVVGFGAYDLGHFTPQTVVVGAIMASGAALLPDLDHPGSTVSRTFGPISKAASKAINTVSHAVYRGTRTKKDSNRDGGHRGLTHTVVFALLAGIGTTAVVQATNRWALPILLFFFCGLAVRGLMHKWCPKRDAWAISGSSALLTILCWSWAQTGPEQAPALGIAVIAGCVAHYIGDAITEQGCPMLWPVPIMGKLWFPVAPPKILRMKTGGKVELSLILPALTIAAVWLSAAALQRAGAVPWLDWDLLPGGWSSVPPVAAG
- a CDS encoding NADP-dependent isocitrate dehydrogenase; this encodes MGKIKVHGTVVELDGDEMTRIIWQFIKDKLIHPYLDVNLEYYDLGIEHRDATDDQVTIDSANAIKKHGVGVKCATITPDEARVEEFGLKKMWRSPNGTIRNILGGVVFREPIIISNIPRLVPTWTKPIIIGRHAHGDQYKASDFKVPGPGTVTITYTPADGSEPVEIEVAQFPEGGGVAMGMYNFRKSIEDFARASLSYGLLRNYPVYMSTKNTILKAYDGMFKDVFEEVFQAEFKAEFDAKGLTYEHRLIDDMVAAAMKWEGGYVWACKNYDGDVQSDTVAQGFGSLGLMTSVLMTPDGKTVEAEAAHGTVTRHFRQHQAGKPTSTNPIASIFAWTGGLKHRGKLDGTPEVTGFAETLEQVIINTVESGRMTKDLALLISKDQEWQTTEDFLATLDENLQKKMAG
- a CDS encoding SH3 domain-containing protein; protein product: MFMIRPVLLVGAAAAGLFVLSFGSDAQGDKPADGQPRCEFQVQADLLNVRSGPGPEHKVVTRLRKDALTGGHGETKDGFRKLADDRWAATEFLKPDSRNTCQ
- a CDS encoding TetR/AcrR family transcriptional regulator — its product is MPRPSVRELIVETALSEFHRKGFSACSVEAITRAAGVPKGSFYNHFRSKEELGVEVIGRYAGNPDWYRDPKSDAPPLERLRARLVVMRDVMADNEFTKGCLIGNMGSEQADHSASIRAEVDASLASWSDVIAQTIREGQADGTARAGLDPDRTARFVLNAWQGTLLRAKAVKSEQPFDDFFAMVFDDLLAPSRG
- a CDS encoding alcohol dehydrogenase catalytic domain-containing protein, producing MATAPSTTYRAVTALGSQEFALVNREVREPGPGEVRLRAQACGVCHTDALAVEGTRAEPIVPGHEVVGVIEAVGAGVRSWRVGERVGVGFLGGHCGECESCRRGDFVTCADQPRTGLSADGGYAEVVYARASGLARIPAELSAVEAAPLLCAGLTTYSALARLDARPGALVAVQGIGGLGHLGLQHARALGYRVAAIARGTDKAALAAELGAEHYIDSRAEDPGEALQRLGGAAAIIATASSGASMSPLVTGLAPRGELIVVGAAPDPITARTADLIFGMRRISGSLTGSSIENEDNLRFSARSGVRAMTEVLPLSETAKAYQHMLSGKARFRVVLDLTA
- a CDS encoding YdeI/OmpD-associated family protein, which translates into the protein MKFSTTVVLGGKTATGLQVPDEVVEALGAGKRPAVLVTVGGHTYRSTVAAMGGEFWLPLSAENRTAAGVAAGDQVEVTVALDSAPRTVELPEDFAAALAAEPAAAEFFHGISYSNQRWHVLNVDGAKTEETRARRIAKSVAMLKEGRAR
- a CDS encoding monodechloroaminopyrrolnitrin synthase PrnB family protein, with translation MTTATDRLDQWIRTEFADLNTELEQRYFAARTEILLGDPDIDRLKHTIVTRGAALIAELDPVDSYDLLGLVGFYLGACRRHETGTDAELVPAHAAANRIGLALGVAPRYVFAHQSLHNLAGRAGYRTFTTLPDERVFIEYNGLSVLAYQRAATALRRIPTLGVGNPLAGYLLAEAHSALLDVLRFNQSLAKELDVDRFFFNIRPYFKSYRVNGIDYRGANAGDFAAVNEIDLLLGLCRPQDPFYQQILSEKAPYLPPEDQPLLRAAMTQQPLLTAFLRESAAPMPAQLRANTELFLDVCRAHAAAYTYHHHQLVKPFLEVPAQHAPPSRQDGLTASGPPLAVVIEGLARLADLRAARDRPGLSTARADLDLLRERCG
- a CDS encoding DUF72 domain-containing protein, translated to MGAIRVGTAGWSDSSLIATGWYPPGVYTPEQRLRCYAERFDFVEVNSTYYGLPRTSVTKAWAERTPDGFVFNVKAFSLLTRHRTPVAMLPPELRPAGPREVRPGDLEPELFDQVWQRFLDELDPLVAAGKLGLLLFQFPPYFRPGERARAYLAECARRVAPLRMCAEFRNPAWLSEEERDGTLDFLARHGIAYVCVDMTQGLPGSVPPVTAVTAPEAVLRLHGRSPEWEWGDKLARYRYRYDDTELADWAERVRDLAARAETTFVVFNNCSGDSAHVNAARFRDLVPAEAR